In Falsibacillus albus, the DNA window AAATAAGAAATCTTAATCAAGAGGGAGGAATCTTTCTCCCTCTTGAAATTTTTTTAATATAATTTATTGACAGGGTTATATATATGTGATAAATTAGTTCTTGTCGATACGGAGGAATACCCAAGTCTGGCTGAAGGGATCGGTCTTGAAAACCGACAGGCGGGTTAAACCGCGCGGGGGTTCGAATCCCTCTTCCTCCGCCATTGATTTAAAACAACCATAGCGCATAAATTGGGATTGTTAATCCGCTGCATATTTAGCAGCGGATTTTTGTATGCAACAAAACATAAAACAAGGGTGGCCCCCTGGTGCCTGGCACCAGGGGGCCACCCTCTTTTTTTATTTCTTCAAAGCTTGTGTCTGTTCTAAAAAGTATCCGATGCGTTCCACGATCGGTTCGATGGATGCTTCATTGTTCATTAGGTCGTAATCGTTGATGTTCAATCTGAGAACCGGGCACGCATTGAAGGAGTTTACCCAATTTTCATATCTGTTGTGCATCTCCTCCCAGTAAGCAACAGGCGTCTGCTGCTCCATCGGGCGGCCGCGCTCACGAATCCTTTCAAGCACATCGTCAATCGAACCTTCCAAGTAAATCAATAAATCAGGATGAGGGAAGTATGGCGTCATGACCATCGCGTCGAACAAGCTTTTGTACGTATCGTAGTCTGTTTCGGACATGTTGCCTTTTTCGAAATGCATTTTGGCAAAAATGCCTGTATCTTCATATATGGATCGATCTTGGATGAAACCGCCGCCATATTCAAAGATTCTTTTCTGTTCCTTGAATCGTTCTGCTAAAAAGTAGATTTGGAGGTGGAAGCTCCATCGTTTAAAATCATGGTAAAATTTATCCAAATAAGGATTCGTGTCTACCTTCTCAAAAGAAGTTCTGAACCCTAATGCTTTTGCCAGTGAATTCGTCATGGTCGATTTTCCGACACCGACCGTCCCCGCAATCGTGATGACGGAATTGGCGGGAATGCCATATTTAGTTCGAAGATCCATGGTAGTGTACTCCTTTGTGTAGTATATTGGTTAATTTTGTCATTATCATATCGAGATCATGTTCATTTTTAACGAAATCCAATTCATCGCCGCTGAAGCGAAGGACAGGTACGTCCGGGTATGTGTTTTCGAAATGATCCATGAACTTGTCATAGTCGGAAGATAATTGTTCAAGATAAAGGGGGCTGATTTTCTTTTCAAACTCCCTGCCGCGTTTTTGAATCCGGCCCATCAGCGTGTCCAGGCTGGCATTCAAGTAAATCACCACATTCGGGCGAGGCATGTCCTCAGTCAAAATGTTATAGATTTGCAGGTATTTTTGGAATTGATCATCCTTTAAAGTCCGCTGGGCGAAAATCAGGTTTTTGAAAATATGGTAATCTGCTACAACCGGTTTGTTTTGGAGAAGATAGTGTGTTTGAATATCTTCCAATTGCTTATAGCGATTGCATAGAAAAAACATTTCCGTTTGGAAGCTCCACTCATCTATATTTTCATAGAATTTATCAAGGAATGGATTTTCATCGACAATTTCTTTTAAAAAGTGAAGCTGGAATTTTTCAGAGATGGCTTTCGCAAGTGAGGTTTTTCCGATTCCTATCGGCCCTTCAACTGTTATGAAAGGTAAGCTTTCCATCCGAGGTCCTCCTCATTACTCTATATTAAGTTAGTATTTGACAAATATTTATTAAATACGACAAGTCATATTTTAACACAACATAGAATTTGAAGGACATGGTAACATTTAATTTTTCTCTAGATTTCCGTGAAAAGATGCGCACTCCAATCCGCTTCATATGGTAAAGTTCGGGAATGACAAGTTGTTGAAAACGCAAAAAAACTGCCTATTTCAGGCAGTTTCAACATAGGATCATCTCTTCACGACTTCAAAATTATTCACGATCAAAAGCCAGTTTTGAGGGAAGGAGAGGCCGAGCTTCCAATAGCTCATTCCCCTTAACTTCAATTCCTTGATTAGGTCAAACTTAGCCTGGATGGACCTTGCATCCTCAAACCAAACCTTATGCTTCTTCCCATTTTCGTCCTGGTAATCGAAGAATGGAGCTTGATCCTTTTGGTTATATTGGATCGGTACATTATATTTCGCTGCCAATTGAATGGCCTGCTGTGGGCTGATAGCTTTTGCCGTATCCTTTCCTTGAACAAAAGGGAGCGTCCAATCGTAGCCATATAAATTCTGTCCCATCAATATTTTGGATGAAGGGATGTCCTGTACGGCATATGTGAGGACTTTCCGAACGGGTCCGATCGGGGATACGGCCATGGGCGGCCCTCCGCTGTATCCCCACTCATATGTCATGATCACAACAAAGTCGACAATCTCCCCCTGCGTTTTATAATCATGCGCTTCGTACCATTTGCCTTTCTGATCTGCCGACGTCTTGGGGGCAAGTGCTGTGGAAAGGTACCATCCTTCCTGAGAAAATCTTTTTTTCGCCCTTCGCAAAAATTGATTATATGCTTCTTTATCTTGCGGGCGTAAGTATTCAAAATCAAAATGGATATCGCGGAATCCGTACTTTTTCGCAGTGGCGACAATATTATTGAGGAATTTTTCTTGAATGGTCTGATTGGTCAGCAGAATTCTGCCCAGTTCGTCGCTGAACTTCCCTTCCTCCTGGTTGGTGATGGCCATCATCATTACATTCTTATTTGCTTTGGCGATGGCCGGGAGGTTTCCAAGTGGAGGTTCTTCCAAAGTGCCATCCCTTTTTGCCCGGAAGCTGAAAGGGGCGATATACGTCAAATAAGGAGCGGCCTCTCTCGTACTTTCTTCGAGATTTGGCGGCATCGTTTTTCCAAAAGGCTCAACATATCCATTGAATTCAGCCTTTTCTTTCTTGGGTGGCGGGATATACAAACGGAATCCTACTTGAAGGGATTGATTCGGACTGATATTGTTCACCTTTGCCAGCTCCTGGTAAGGGACGTTCAATTTCCGCGATATCGACCAAAGGCTGTCTCCGGGCTGAACCCAGTAAAAACTTCCGACAATCGGAATCACCAATGCCTGCCCAATAACTAGATTTTGCGGATTTGGCAACTCATTTGCCTCCACAATATCATCCACTGTGGTCCCATAGGCTTGGGCAATGCCATATAAGGATTGATTCTGTCTGAC includes these proteins:
- a CDS encoding deoxynucleoside kinase, producing MESLPFITVEGPIGIGKTSLAKAISEKFQLHFLKEIVDENPFLDKFYENIDEWSFQTEMFFLCNRYKQLEDIQTHYLLQNKPVVADYHIFKNLIFAQRTLKDDQFQKYLQIYNILTEDMPRPNVVIYLNASLDTLMGRIQKRGREFEKKISPLYLEQLSSDYDKFMDHFENTYPDVPVLRFSGDELDFVKNEHDLDMIMTKLTNILHKGVHYHGSSN
- a CDS encoding glycoside hydrolase family 18 protein; its protein translation is MQIHVVRQNQSLYGIAQAYGTTVDDIVEANELPNPQNLVIGQALVIPIVGSFYWVQPGDSLWSISRKLNVPYQELAKVNNISPNQSLQVGFRLYIPPPKKEKAEFNGYVEPFGKTMPPNLEESTREAAPYLTYIAPFSFRAKRDGTLEEPPLGNLPAIAKANKNVMMMAITNQEEGKFSDELGRILLTNQTIQEKFLNNIVATAKKYGFRDIHFDFEYLRPQDKEAYNQFLRRAKKRFSQEGWYLSTALAPKTSADQKGKWYEAHDYKTQGEIVDFVVIMTYEWGYSGGPPMAVSPIGPVRKVLTYAVQDIPSSKILMGQNLYGYDWTLPFVQGKDTAKAISPQQAIQLAAKYNVPIQYNQKDQAPFFDYQDENGKKHKVWFEDARSIQAKFDLIKELKLRGMSYWKLGLSFPQNWLLIVNNFEVVKR
- a CDS encoding deoxynucleoside kinase, which gives rise to MDLRTKYGIPANSVITIAGTVGVGKSTMTNSLAKALGFRTSFEKVDTNPYLDKFYHDFKRWSFHLQIYFLAERFKEQKRIFEYGGGFIQDRSIYEDTGIFAKMHFEKGNMSETDYDTYKSLFDAMVMTPYFPHPDLLIYLEGSIDDVLERIRERGRPMEQQTPVAYWEEMHNRYENWVNSFNACPVLRLNINDYDLMNNEASIEPIVERIGYFLEQTQALKK